In a genomic window of Suricata suricatta isolate VVHF042 chromosome 12, meerkat_22Aug2017_6uvM2_HiC, whole genome shotgun sequence:
- the LOC115274359 gene encoding olfactory receptor 1571-like: protein MAVILGLLGPLTVEKALWPPPSALQKGNHFSHVVHRPLRRHFPFLGINPASSPEQWQAPRLSSCPGNCAPPVSRQPCALRLPADLSTSVLSNLSFVDICFTSTAVPKMLLHIQTQSKDITYEDCIIQMNFFIIFSGMDNLLLAVMAYDRFVAICHPLHYTVIMNPRLCGLLVLASWVTSVLHSLLQTSMVLQLSFCTEVEIPHFFCEFKQMIQVACSDTFLNNLVMYFEAVLLGGAPLAGILYSDSKIVSTIIGISSAQGKYKTFSTCASHLSLVSLFYCTVLGVYLSSAATQSSHSSAVASVMYTVVTPMLNPFIYSLRNRDIKRALKRIGGFQ from the exons atggctgtCATCCTGGGTCTGCTGGGTCCTTTGACTGTGGAGAAGGCATTATGGCCTCCTCCAAGTGCACTCCAAAAAGGGAACCACTTCTCCCATGTGGTACACAGACCCCTCAGACGCCATTTCCCATTCCTGGGGATTAACcctgcttcctcaccagagcaGTGGCAG GCACCCCGCCTGAGCAGCTGTCCAGGGAACTGTGCGCCTCCGGTTTCCCGGCAGCCCTGCGCCCTGCGGCTCCCCGCTGACCTGTCCACCTCAG TCCTCTCCAACCTGTCTTTTGTAGACATCTGCTTCACTTCCACCGCCGTCCCAAAGATGCTCCTACACATTCAGACTCAGAGCAAAGATATAACCTATGAGGACTGCATCATACAGATGAACTTTTTCATAATCTTTTCAGGGATGGATAACTTACTCCTggctgtgatggcctatgacaggtttgtggccatctgtcaccccctACACTACACAGTCATCATGAACCCCCGGCTCTGTGGACTGCTGGTTCTAGCGTCCTGGGTCACGAGTGTCTTGCATTCCTTGTTACAAACCTCAATGGTGTTGCAGCTGTCCTTCTGTACAGAGGTGGAAATcccccactttttctgtgaaTTCAAACAGATGATCCAAGTTGCCTGTTCTGACACCTTTCTTAATAACTTGGTGATGTACTTTGAAGCTGTGCTGCTGGGGGGTGCTCCCCTTGCTGGGATCCTTTACTCTGACTCTAAGATAGTTTCTACTATAATTGGGATCTCATCAGCTCAGGGCaagtataaaacattttccaCCTGTGCCTCTCACCTCTCCCTTGTCTCCTTGTTTTATTGTACGGTCCTGGGAGTGTACCTTAGCTCCGCTGCCACCCAGAGCTCCCACTCCAGTGCTGTGGCCTCGGTGATGTACACGGTGGTCacgcccatgctgaaccccttcatctacagcctgaggaacagagacataaAAAGGGCTCTGAAAAGAATCGGTGGGTTCCAGTGA
- the LOC115274360 gene encoding olfactory receptor 7A17-like, which produces MEVGNETHISKFLLLGFSEELGLQPIIFRPFLSMYLIAVLGNVLITLAISTDSHLHTPMYFFLANLSFVDICFTSTTIPKMLMNTWTQSKAITYAGCITQIYFYILFAVLDIFLLTVMAYDRFVAICHPLHYTVTMNPRLCGWLVLVSWIMCILNSLLQSLSLWLSFCTHLHIPHFFCELNQMLQLACSDTFLNKVVMYLAAVLLGGGPFAEILYSYSKIVSSICGISSAQGKYKAFSTCASHLSIVSLFYCTMLGVYLSSAATHSSRSSATASVMYTVVTPMLNPFIYSLRNKDIKESLHSCLAM; this is translated from the exons ATGGAAGTAGGTAATGAAACACATATTTCAAagtttctccttctgggattttCAGAAGAACTAGGACTACAGCCCATCATATTTAGACCTTTCCTCTCCATGTACCTGATTGCTGTGCTTGGAAATGTACTCATCACCTTGGCCATCAGCACAGACTCCCACCTCcacacgcccatgtacttcttccttgccaacctGTCCTTTGTagacatctgcttcacctccaccaccatccccaAGATGCTGATGAACACCTGGACTCAGAGCAAAGCTATCACTTATGCAGGCTGCAtcacacagatttatttttacatactcTTTGCTGTGTTGGACATCTTTCTCTTgactgtgatggcctatgaccggtttgtggccatctgtcacccctTGCACTACACAGTCACCATGAACCCCCGGCTGTGTGGATGGCTGGTTCTGGTGTCCTGGATCATGTGTATCCTAAATTCTCTGTTACAAAGTTTGTCATTGTGGCTTTCCTTCTGCACACACTTGCACATCCCCCACTTTTTTTGTGAACTTAATCAGATGCTCCAACTTGCCTGTTCTGACACTTTTCTTAATAAAGTGGTGATGTATCTTGCAGCTGTCCTGCTGGGCGGTGGTCCTTTTGCTGAGATCCTTTACTCTTACTCTAAGATAGTTTCTTCCATATGTGGGATCTCATCTGCTCAGGgtaaatataaagcattttccacctGTGCATCTCATCTGTCCattgtctctttattttattgCACAATGCTTGGTGTGTACCTTAGCTCTGCGGCTACCCACAGCTCACGGTCAAGTGCAACCGCCTCAGTGATGTACACAGTAGTCacacccatgctgaaccccttcatctacagcctgaggaacaaa GATATAAAAGAGAGCTTGCATTCCTGTTTGGCCATGTGA
- the LOC115275130 gene encoding olfactory receptor 7A17-like, giving the protein MNPGNDTHISEFLLLGFSERPELQPLIFGLFLSMCLITVFGNLLIILVVGSDSHLHTPMYFFLANLSFVDICFTSTTVPKMLVNIQTQSKVITYEDCITQMNFFIIFSGLDIYLLAVMAYDRFVAICHPLHYTVIMNPRLCGLLVLVCWVTSVLHSLLQTSMVLRLSFCTEVEIPHFFCELNQMIQLACSDTYLNNLVMYLAAMLLAGGPLAGILYSYTKIVSSICRISSAQGKYKAFSTCASHLLVVSLFFCTSLGVYLSSAATQSSHSSAVASAMYTVVTPMLNPFIYSLRNRDLKVVLKRIIGVSLM; this is encoded by the coding sequence ATGAATCCAGGAAATGATACACACATATCGGAATTCCTGCTTCTGGGATTTTCAGAGAGACCAGAGCTGCAGCCTCTCATATTTGGGCTTTTCCTCTCCATGTGCCTGATCACTGTGTTTGGGAATCTACTTATCATCCTGGTTGTTGGCTCTGACTCCCACCTCcacacgcccatgtacttcttccttgccaacctGTCCTTTGTTgacatctgcttcacctccaccacTGTCCCCAAGATGCTGGTGAATATCCAGACACAGAGCAAAGTTATAACCTATGAAGACTGCATCACACAGATGAACTTTTTCATAATCTTTTCAGGGTTGGACATCTATCTCCTGGCTGTAATGGCCTATGACAggtttgtggccatctgtcaccccctACACTACACAGTCATCATGAACCCCCGGCTCTGTGGACTGCTGGTTCTGGTGTGCTGGGTCACGAGTGTCTTGCATTCCTTGTTACAAACCTCAATGGTGTTGAGGTTGTCCTTCTGTACAGAGGTGGAAATTCCCCACTTTTTCTGTGAGCTCAATCAGATGATCCAACTTGCCTGTTCTGACACCTATCTAAATAACTTGGTGATGTATCTTGCAGCTATGCTACTGGCTGGAGGCCCACTTGCTGGAATCCTTTACTCTTACACTAAGATAGTTTCCTCCATATGTAGGATCTCATCAGCTCAgggaaaatataaagcattttccacctGTGCATCTCACCTTTTAGTTGTCTCCTTATTTTTTTGTACAAGCCTAGGAGTGTACCTTAGCTCCGCTGCGACCCAGAGCTCCCACTCAAGTGCAGTAGCATCAGCAATGTACACGGTGGTCacacccatgctgaaccccttcatctacagcctgaggaacagagaccTAAAGGTGGTTCTCAAAAGAATCATTGGGGTTTCATTGATGTGA